A single genomic interval of Armigeres subalbatus isolate Guangzhou_Male chromosome 1, GZ_Asu_2, whole genome shotgun sequence harbors:
- the LOC134212962 gene encoding uncharacterized protein LOC134212962, translated as MTDFDWDNISIGEPALNTSNSYFFRDLKMEKEDEPELDCGASSSSSGRSTGRHPDDEALREEYQRQQAKTRQGETCDRAYRYAQVYEAKREALRKKEEKQLLEMKKFHARPAPNFKQGGKKENVLPKFTIPVTPKQMKPDRIKKQTMQVKKLEDRTKEPEPSKEFKANDAKVLKEEPFKPALVKTVVKQTPFELRMSSRLQERKQFDEQRQRAKEEKARREAEERRLAEEREMKLLRKQKEFKANPNPFK; from the exons ATGACTGATTTTGACTGGGACAACATCAGCATCGGGGAACCGGCTTTGAACACATCCAACAGTTATTTCT TTCGCGATTTAAAGATGGAGAAGGAGGATGAGCCGGAGTTAGACTGCGGCGCCTCGTCTAGCTCGTCGGGGCGCAGTACCGGCAGACATCCGGATGACGAAGCGCTTCGGGAGGAGTATCAGCGCCAGCAGGCCAAGACAAGGCAGGGGGAGACCTGCGACCGCGCCTATCGGTACGCTCAGGTATATGAGGCCAAGCGGGAGGCGCTGCGCAAGAAGGAAGAGAAGCAACTGCTGGAAATGAAGAAGTTTCATGCCCGGCCGGCACCGAACTTCAAACAAGGTGGGAAGAAGGAGAACGTCCTGCCGAAGTTCACCATTCCGGTTACGCCGAAGCAGATGAAGCCGGACCGGATAAAGAAGCAAACGATGCAGGTCAAGAAATTG GAGGATCGCACCAAAGAGCCAGAACCATCAAAAGAGTTCAAGGCGAACGATGCCAAAGTACTCAAAGAGGAACCTTTCAAGCCGGCACTGGTCAAAACGGTGGTCAAGCAGACCCCGTTCGAGCTGAGGATGTCTTCGCGGTTGCAGGAGCGGAAGCAATTCGACGAGCAGCGTCAGCGCGCTAAAGAGGAAAAGGCTCGCCGCGAAGCGGAAGAACGACGGCTGGCTGAGGAGCGAGAGATGAAACTGCTGCGCAAACAGAAGGAATTTAAAGCCAATCCCAATCCGTTCAAGTAA